AGAAACGAAATATCTGAAACCGCGGTATGACCCGCGTATCGTTTGGTCAGGTTGGCAACCTCAATCATCGGACCGTTGCTCATGAATAGACGTGAAGCTTAGTTGAAGGCCGCTTTGCACAGCGAACAAAATTTTGGTCACTCCAGCTCCAATTCCGCCGTTGCGCGGCGCCAGAATCCGGACCGGAGCGGCACCAGCACGCTGAGCTGAACCCGCTGGCCCGCGCGCCGGTCCTTCAGCATTTTTGCAAACGATTTGATGTCGCTGGGCGGTTGCTCGTCGACTGCCGCAATGATCATGTTGGGCTGAAGGCCCGCGCGCGCTCCGGCACTCCGGCGGGTGACATCTTTAACGACAAACAACGTCGTGTTGCCGCGGCGGATGGGATCGAGCTGCAACCCGAGACGCTCCCGGATGAGATCGGCATTGAACACCGAATTCTCGTGAACAAGGCGCACTTTGACGTCCTCTGTCTGTCCCGCGCGGCGCAGGGTGATGTTCACATCGGCGGAAGGCTTCGCCGTCAGCAAATCGCCAAACTCAAAAATCGTCCGCGGCACGGTGCCGTTCACCTGCATGATCGTGTCATTGACCTGCAGGCCGGCGCGGTCCGCGGGGCTGCCGGGTTGAACAGACGTGATGACGAGCGGATAGGAGCCGACCTTGACACGCGCGCCGAACCAATAGGACTTCACCACGTCACTCGGCAGGATGTCCCCGAGCGCTTCCTGAACGAGGCGGATGGGAATTGCAAAACCGATCCCCTGAATCGGGCGGCCGTCGGGCGACAGGTTCGCAACTGCGACATTCAAGCCAATCAGTTCGCCCCGAAGATTGATCAAGGGTCCGCCGCTGTTGCCGGCGTTGATCGGGGCGTCAGTCTGCAGCCAGTTTGGGATGTCGAGCGGCGCGCCTTCCGTGGGCAGGGTGCGGCTTTTTGAACTGAGAATTCCCCGCGACACTGAACCGCCAAGGCCGAATGGATTGCCGAGCGCAATGACGGTTTCGCCCAGCAAGAGGTCGTCTTCTCTCGCCATGCGGATCGGCCGGAATTTTTCGCCCGGACGCGAATTCAGCTTGAGCAGCGCGACGTCGCGCCGCGCATCGCTGGCAATGAGCGTGGCTTCATACAGGTTGGTGCCCGTGTTGAACTTGACTCCAATGCGTCGCGCACGGCGGACAACGTGATCGTTCGTGAGCAGAAATCCATTTTCATCAATGATCACGCCGGAACCCAGGCTCGTGACCGTGTCGGTCGGTTGCTGGCCGTAGTATCCGCGGAACATTGCTTCGAACGGGTCTTGCACGGGAACGACGGTTTCCGTGTGAATGTTCACGACGCTCGGCATCACCTGCTCGATCACGCGAACCGTCGCATCGCGCCGAATGTCATCCTGCAGGATGGTCGCGCCGTGGGCGCTCGTGACCGCGGCGGCGGCCAATAGCATCAAAAAAACTCGTATCATTTGCATAGCGAATGCGCAGGAATCACGCTCAGGTTCGGCGCCCAGGGACTGTGCTCGATCGACCGGTCAGAACGTTCCCGGCGGCCAAAGGCTTTTTCCGACATCAGTCCGGTAGTAACTGCCGACGACCCGCAGGCGGCGGATATTCGAGTAGGCGCGCGAAATTGCAGAATCGAGCGTGTGCCCGAGGGCGATCACGTCGGCAATTCGCTGTCCCGTGCTGAACAATCGGTTGTCGGTTCCGCGCGTCACTTCGTTCCACCATACATCACAATCGAACGGGCCGATGATTTCGAGCGGCAGTTGCGGCCCGCGCACCTGTGTGAAGGGATAGCCGTAGCCAGCAAGGGTCAGGGAACACCCGAACTTCAATTCCTTTCGAAACACCGGATCCAGCTTTTCGTTGCGCGAGGTGCGAAGAACAGTTTCCACGGGGTTCGCCAGCATCCGAAGAATCATTGGACCGGAGGTCACCCCGATGCGGATGTTGTATTCGATCACGTGCCATTTACCGCGGCGCTTGATTGCTGTGACCTGCAGGGGGCCGTTGAATTTGACTTCGCGCAACCAGGGCAGCAACGGATGGATCAATTCACGGGCGAGGCCGAATTTGTCATCAGGATCCCGTTCCACCAAACCACCGAGCGGCGCCCCGGCGACAATTCCGAGATTCCCATTGAACGCGTATTTGTATTCCTGGTTTGTGACGAGCGAGTAGATTTCGCCGCCGCTGACCAGCGCGATATGGCCGGCCTCCGCGCGGCCGAGATATTCCTGGAGAAACACTCCTTCGGCGTAATTCACATTCCGCAGCCACGCCCGCGTGTCCTCGACGGTTTCACACAAGATCGTGTGAACCGGGCTGGTGGGGGAACAGAGCGGATTCTTGATGACGAAGGGCTGCGGATGTTCGCGAAGAATTCGTTCCGCTTCAATTCGGTTTGATGCGACGTACGCCTGGGGAAAGCGGATCCCGAAATCTGCGCACAGCTTTCGAGCAAAGTCGCGTTCCCGTTCGATCCGCATCGCTTCTCCGGTCGGGCTGAAAATCCCCGCGCCGCAACGAATCAGGTTCTCCGCCCAGGGCGCCTGCGCCCAATCGATCGATTGTGGAATAACTACCGAAAAGCCGTGTTCCTTGACGAGCGTCGCGGGATCAGGGATTGCATCGCGAGAGTAAACGGATCCAATCAAGCTCGGCGGAAAATGGCCATAATTGCGCGTCAAGTACGTGGCCACGGAGGCGCCGCCGTCCTTGAGCGCGGCGCCGATGCTATGCGCGAACGAGCCCACGCCGAGGATCAAGACGGACGCGGTTTCCTTCGCGGTTGCTCGGAGCATTTTTGCCATGGCTTGAAGTGTTGCGGGAGATTAAGAGCCCACCGCCGGGAAAACAAGATGGGAGAGGGGCAGGGAAAGCGCGTGCAAATTGAAGATCCGGAACAGTTTGATCAAAAGTGGGTGATCGAACTCGATTGATTTTAAACTCCCCCTCTTCTGAGCGAAGCCGGAGGAGGGGCTGGGGTGAGGAGGCGCCCACATAAACAGCAGGGTCGTTCCTCATTTCTGCTATCTGTGCGGCCTCCTCTTAAACGTGATTGCGGAGGGCGAACTGCACCCAATTATTTTAACCGGAGCTCGCAGAGGAAGCAGAGGTCCAGATTCAGAGACGATTTCATTCCCCCACTCTCCAACTCTCTCTCCGCTCGTGCCTCACGGGGCGAGAGGGTCGAGCGTTTACGGATCGCAGTGATCTCACCACTCTTGATCACACCCTGTCCTGAGCGAAAACAGACGTTCCGCTTGTCAGTGCCATGGAGATTTGATAACTCAAGTCTCGTTGGAGTTGGGGAAAGAGAATCTGGATGGCAAATCCCCGCACGCGCTTTGGTTACACCGAAATAACCCGGCTCATTCAAAGGAGTCGCCCGGGAATTCTCATGTTTTTTTGCCGCGCGCTTTTAGCAAAGGAAAAAGGCCCCGCAGTTTTTCGGATTGGACCGTTTTTGTCCGTGGCTCAGTTGCAGACTCACGCGACGTCGAGAATGGCGTTCTTCTGTGTTGCGACGAAAACAAACACGGAGCCCGGCACAGGAACGGAGAGGCTTTGCGTGACCCCTCGAATTATGTGCTTTGAACCATGAACCATTGCCCGCCATCTGACCGGTTGAAAACTCCCACCGCGGAGGTAATCTATGCCCGATGAACTGGATCCAAAGCATCCACGAGTGGCGCCGGCTTCCGGCGGCGGAGAAACTCCGCCACCGCTGGCAGGCCATTCCCAAGGATGTGGCCCAGAGCATGGCCTTCGAGCGGGAGCCGGTGGAGATTCGCCGACTGCAAGAGATACTCGACCAGATCACGCCACCCGCTTCATCGAAACCACTCGCGGCATCCTCGCCTATTCCGAGTTAGCGCCGTTGGTGGCCGAACGCGTCCTGCGCGTTGAAGCCGCGCTCTACCAATTGGAGTTTTCCGCCTGGCCGCCGGATGAACGACTCACCACTGAATTCCACCGCCGCATCTGCGGTGATTTACTGCCGGATTGGGCGGGCCGCTGGCGGGCCATTGAAGTTCGCGTTGGCAATCTCACTCCACCGCCGCCCCATCAGGTTGCGCTGCTCATGCGGGAATATGGCGCAGACTTGACCGCCCGCTGGCCCGCTGCTGCTGCGTCCGTCAGCGGCCTCACGTTGGAATTGCTTGCCTTTGCGGAAGGCCGCTTCTTGAGTCTCCATCCCTTCCCGGATTTCAATGGCCGCACCATCCGGCTGTTTCTGCTGGAACTCCTGCGCCGCCTCGATCTCCCGCGCGTCACCCTGGCACCGGAATCGGAGACGGAACGCGAACAGTATTTTCTCGCCCTCGAAGCCGCCGACCAACTCGACTGGCAACCGCTCCTCCGCATCTGGCGGCACCGTTTTGTTGCTGCGGCCCCGAACCCGCCAAATCATTCATGAGAAATTACCCGTCATTTTGCCTGCCATGAAGCCCTATCCTATCCAACTTGAAATCTCCGGTGCCACCGCCATGTGGACGCGGCCTGACACCGGCTCGTCGCCTGTTTCCTACGTCGCGCCGACGTTCAGCGCGGTGAAAGGAATCTTTGAATCCGTGCTGCGCTGGAAATCGGTCAACCCGAAATCGTTATAAATATATGACATCCACTCCACTCCTCGCGCACCCGGAGCAATCGCTTGTCAGTCACCTCGTTGGGGTTGCGCAACTCGCGGAAGATTTTGCTAGTTCGTTTGGTGCACCCAGCCACGGAAAGCTTGCCGGACTCCTTCATGACGTAGGCAAAGCTGAAAGTGTTTTCCAAAGACGCATGGCGGCAATCAAAGCTGGCAATAATGACCCGGGCGGTAAAGAACCACACGCCCATCACGGCGCAGCACTCGCGCTCGCGCGGGATCATTGGCCCGTTGCGTTCGTCGTAAATGGACATCATGCGGGATTACACAATCGGTGGGATTTGGCGCAACGCGCCGATTATGCAGAACGTGCGACGGACTGCTTGGAGCAATTGGTACGCGAAGGATTCGGTCAGCTTCCCGACGAATTCCGCCCACTACCGAAATGTCTGGAAACCTTGGGCCACGACCCGCAGCGCCAAATGATGGCCGTGGAAATCTTTACCCGCTTTTTGTTTAGCGCGTTGGTGGATGCTGACCGCTTGGACACAGAACGATCTGACCCCGCATCCCTGAACGCCGTGCATGACCGACGGATATGGCGGACGTTTGACGCCGTGAAACTTTCGGAACAGGTGAACGAGTTCATCACGGGCAAGCATCGCGATCCAGCGTCGTTGGCCGGACGCGAACAGGATGTTCAGCGGGTGCGCGATGAAGTCGCTGATCTTTGCCGTGCGGTTGCGAATGAACCACGCGGCTTATTCTCCCTAACTGTGCCCACGGGTGGTGGCAAGACGCTCGCCTCAATGCTCTTTGCCCTCAACCACGCGAAGGCCCACGCTCAGGAAGCTACAGGCCAGAATGGAATCGCTTGGAAACCGATTCGCCGTGTCATTGTGGTGATTCCCTACCTCAGCATTATCCACCAGACCGCTGCCGTGCTTAAGGATGTTTTCAAGCACACGGAGGAGAGTCCCGTCGTCTTGGAACACCACAGCAGCGCCACCGACCCGGTGCTGGATGAGAAGAAGCTCGCCCAAGGCAAAGCCAGCGACTATTCGCGCACCCGCACACTCCGCCAACTCGCTGCCGAGAATTGGGATGCACCCATCATCGTCACTACCAGTGTTCAGTTCTTCAATTCGCTGTTCTCTCGAAGTCCGGCAGACGCGCGCAAACTCCACAACATTGCACAGTCGGTGATTATCTTTGACGAAGTGCAAACCCTTCCGCCACATCTGCTCCAGCCGATTCTCGACGTGCTCGGCGAACTCACCAACCGGGAGCGCCCCTACGGCTGTTCCGCCGTCTTCTGCACCGCCACGCAACCGGCGCTGGGTCACGACGAAAACGAGTTTCCCGGTGGTCTGAAGAACATCCGCCCCATCGTTACGCCAGCAATAGCAACGAAGCACTTCAATAGCCTCAAGCGCGTAGAGTATTCCGGAATCGAGAAGGATGCCGCATCCGAACCTCTCACCCCGGAGCAAGTAGCCAAGCAAGCAACCGCCAACGAACAGAAGCAATGTCTCGTCGTCGTCAACACGCGCAAGTCTGCCCGACAGGTGTTCGCCGAAGTTCAAGCCCGGGCCAAGGCGATGGGAACGCCGGATGCCGCGTTTCACCTGTCCACTTGGATGATTCCAGCGCACCGGCTGGAAGTGCTCGAAGCAGTCCGGCGGCGGTTGAAGGAAAAGAAACAGTGCTTCCTCGTCAGCACGCAATGCATTGAAGCAGGCGTGGACGTGGACTTTCCCGAAGTCTGGCGCGCTTACGGTCCTTACGATTCCATCGTGCAAGCGGCGGGCCGCTGTAATCGCGAAGGCAAACTCGACGGCCTGGGCAATGTTCATGTCTTCCGATTGGAAGGTGACGATCCCGAGGGTCGCGCCGGCATCTACGGCACGGCCACAACTCAAACGACCCTTCTTCGCAGAATGGGCCGGGCACTTCCTGAAGACCCAACCTCATTCATCGACTACTTCCGCCTGCTCTACCAAATCAGCGTGCCGGACGAGTGCCTGATCCAACAACACCGGTCCGAACTCCGCTTTGAGGAAGTCAGCAAGCTGTTTCAGTTCATCGAAGATAAAACTTTCCCGGTGTTGGTTCGCGAGTTCGTGGAAAATGGGGAACAGAGAAAGACCAAGTCGTTTGAAATCTACGAAAAGGCACGAGCGCGAGGTTTTTTCACGCGGGACGATTGGCGCATATTCCAGCGCGACCTCGTCACATTGCCGCTCTACAAGCAAAACGAACTCTTGGGACAGAAGCTGATTGTGGATTGTTTCGATGGCGAGCGACACCTGTTTCTTCTGGTCGGTGACGGTGCGTATCAAGGCGGCGTCAACGGCTTCGGCATTGACTTCAAACCCGACTATTCCGAAAGGACGATTCTATGATTTCCGATCCCATCTGCCTTCGCGTCAAAGGCCCGTTCGCCTGCTTCACCATGCCTGAGTTTCACGTCGAGCGCGTGAGCTACCCCGTCATCACACCGTCCGCCGCGCGCGGCATTCTGGAAGCCATCCTCATGAAGCCCGTGGAAAAACCCGATGCAGCGAAGCGGCAAAACAAAGCGGGATTCCGCTGGCA
The sequence above is a segment of the Verrucomicrobiia bacterium genome. Coding sequences within it:
- a CDS encoding DEAD/DEAH box helicase; protein product: MKLSEQVNEFITGKHRDPASLAGREQDVQRVRDEVADLCRAVANEPRGLFSLTVPTGGGKTLASMLFALNHAKAHAQEATGQNGIAWKPIRRVIVVIPYLSIIHQTAAVLKDVFKHTEESPVVLEHHSSATDPVLDEKKLAQGKASDYSRTRTLRQLAAENWDAPIIVTTSVQFFNSLFSRSPADARKLHNIAQSVIIFDEVQTLPPHLLQPILDVLGELTNRERPYGCSAVFCTATQPALGHDENEFPGGLKNIRPIVTPAIATKHFNSLKRVEYSGIEKDAASEPLTPEQVAKQATANEQKQCLVVVNTRKSARQVFAEVQARAKAMGTPDAAFHLSTWMIPAHRLEVLEAVRRRLKEKKQCFLVSTQCIEAGVDVDFPEVWRAYGPYDSIVQAAGRCNREGKLDGLGNVHVFRLEGDDPEGRAGIYGTATTQTTLLRRMGRALPEDPTSFIDYFRLLYQISVPDECLIQQHRSELRFEEVSKLFQFIEDKTFPVLVREFVENGEQRKTKSFEIYEKARARGFFTRDDWRIFQRDLVTLPLYKQNELLGQKLIVDCFDGERHLFLLVGDGAYQGGVNGFGIDFKPDYSERTIL
- a CDS encoding phosphoribosylglycinamide synthetase C domain-containing protein, with translation MAKMLRATAKETASVLILGVGSFAHSIGAALKDGGASVATYLTRNYGHFPPSLIGSVYSRDAIPDPATLVKEHGFSVVIPQSIDWAQAPWAENLIRCGAGIFSPTGEAMRIERERDFARKLCADFGIRFPQAYVASNRIEAERILREHPQPFVIKNPLCSPTSPVHTILCETVEDTRAWLRNVNYAEGVFLQEYLGRAEAGHIALVSGGEIYSLVTNQEYKYAFNGNLGIVAGAPLGGLVERDPDDKFGLARELIHPLLPWLREVKFNGPLQVTAIKRRGKWHVIEYNIRIGVTSGPMILRMLANPVETVLRTSRNEKLDPVFRKELKFGCSLTLAGYGYPFTQVRGPQLPLEIIGPFDCDVWWNEVTRGTDNRLFSTGQRIADVIALGHTLDSAISRAYSNIRRLRVVGSYYRTDVGKSLWPPGTF
- a CDS encoding Fic family protein, translated to MPDELDPKHPRVAPASGGGETPPPLAGHSQGCGPEHGLRAGAGGDSPTARDTRPDHATRFIETTRGILAYSELAPLVAERVLRVEAALYQLEFSAWPPDERLTTEFHRRICGDLLPDWAGRWRAIEVRVGNLTPPPPHQVALLMREYGADLTARWPAAAASVSGLTLELLAFAEGRFLSLHPFPDFNGRTIRLFLLELLRRLDLPRVTLAPESETEREQYFLALEAADQLDWQPLLRIWRHRFVAAAPNPPNHS
- a CDS encoding trypsin-like peptidase domain-containing protein, which codes for MIRVFLMLLAAAAVTSAHGATILQDDIRRDATVRVIEQVMPSVVNIHTETVVPVQDPFEAMFRGYYGQQPTDTVTSLGSGVIIDENGFLLTNDHVVRRARRIGVKFNTGTNLYEATLIASDARRDVALLKLNSRPGEKFRPIRMAREDDLLLGETVIALGNPFGLGGSVSRGILSSKSRTLPTEGAPLDIPNWLQTDAPINAGNSGGPLINLRGELIGLNVAVANLSPDGRPIQGIGFAIPIRLVQEALGDILPSDVVKSYWFGARVKVGSYPLVITSVQPGSPADRAGLQVNDTIMQVNGTVPRTIFEFGDLLTAKPSADVNITLRRAGQTEDVKVRLVHENSVFNADLIRERLGLQLDPIRRGNTTLFVVKDVTRRSAGARAGLQPNMIIAAVDEQPPSDIKSFAKMLKDRRAGQRVQLSVLVPLRSGFWRRATAELELE